From one Polyangia bacterium genomic stretch:
- a CDS encoding DUF4215 domain-containing protein gives MALKTRIVRAFGLSVLVAGLGLGPIGCSDRPDYTGAGGTVDGGSDAPATGSGGSTGSGGSGNTGSGGSIATGGTGGADAADDGACPGANCADAGDVPPPFLCGNSMLNAGETCDDGNTVPGDGCSGVCALEPNYVCPTPGQPCTSTIVCGNSVVEGNETCDDGNTVGGDGCSASCLVEAGWNCATAGQPCQPAPKATCGNGALDSGEGCDDGNVTDGDGCSDKCQLEPGYTCPTAGSPCAVIQYCGDGKVNGGEECDDGNTTSGDGCSGGCRLEPFFTCPTPGQPCKTTIVCGDLKVTGDEACDDGNTSAGDGCSADCKQVEPGFTCPTAGGTGGPCQPVLVPKCGDGRLSTGEYCDDGNVVDGDGCSSSCVIEPGFDCPTPGKLCTAIAVCGDGKLSVSSGEQCDDGNKTGGDGCSATCQVETNWVCPTPGQPCVSTIKCGDHRVNGSEQCDDGNTTSGDGCSSACQVECGWVCPAGSACHAVKCGDGMVAGNEQCDDGNNTAGDGCSPTCTLESKPVSGPEGWQCTSPKQTSGCVGPTTCAATMCGNGHPDGSEQCDDGNSNTGDGCSPLCRLEPVCPPGGGACATACGDGLLLPIDKANGQECDDGNTVSGDGCSSNCKVEPGFSCTDTVVQPNPLILPIVYRDFKGWNETGGHPDFEHYTGNGQAGITLNKLSLTNGGVPVHAPMCVALTTNLCPSMGNPPWNPAVDWYGMWYLNNTTYNKTIVSTLTLPQLNNMVGVYQFDSTAFFPIDNQGWGNGPNNHNFGFTSAVRYWFEYNGAATLDFVGDDDVWVFIDKQLAVDLGGLHSRLEASAVLDAANGTASVCDLVNGCSTNGGAKHTVNLGLQLGSVYEIVVFQAERHTTASNYRLTLSNFTGTRSVCTSVCGDGIVTSGEACDLGAANNTGAYGTCNANCTLAPYCGDSIVQTNEQCDNGLNLTTYGGTAKVCGPGCKWAGYCGDGNVDAANGEQCDDAANNGKGYGFCTANCQLGPRCGDGVVTNGEQCDSGATNGAPTDKCQGNCMLKCGNGMLEAGEQCDNGAANNTGGYGKCNPDCSLGARCGDGIKNGTEQCDDGKNDGSYGNCAPGCVLGPRCGDSLVQTGAGETCDSGANNQPMATAYGKNVCTTRCLAAPYCGNKSVDTAFGEGCDDGVNSGLPGSCTVDCKSYVPLASCGNGVKDTGEQCDDGANNGTTASTCDVHCKLKCGDGVKDPGEQCDDGTNSGAYGTCNANCTLAPYCGDGAKNGPEQCDNGASNSDTTYGPNTCTKQCKLGPYCGDGRIQTANGEECDSTPGCDSLCHNKVVP, from the coding sequence GTGGCTCTGAAAACCAGGATCGTTCGGGCATTTGGGTTGTCAGTGTTGGTGGCGGGTTTGGGGCTGGGGCCGATCGGCTGCTCGGATCGTCCGGATTACACCGGCGCCGGCGGAACAGTCGATGGCGGTTCGGACGCGCCCGCCACTGGCAGCGGAGGATCGACCGGTAGCGGCGGCTCGGGAAACACCGGCAGCGGTGGCTCGATCGCCACCGGCGGGACCGGCGGCGCCGACGCGGCCGATGACGGCGCATGCCCGGGCGCCAACTGCGCCGACGCGGGCGACGTCCCGCCGCCATTTCTCTGCGGCAACAGCATGCTCAATGCCGGCGAGACCTGCGACGACGGCAACACGGTTCCCGGCGACGGCTGCTCCGGCGTCTGCGCGCTGGAACCGAATTACGTTTGTCCCACGCCCGGCCAGCCGTGCACGTCCACCATTGTCTGTGGCAACAGCGTCGTCGAGGGCAACGAGACCTGCGACGACGGCAACACGGTGGGCGGCGACGGCTGCTCGGCCAGCTGCCTGGTCGAAGCGGGCTGGAACTGCGCCACCGCAGGACAACCGTGCCAGCCGGCGCCCAAAGCGACCTGCGGCAACGGCGCGCTGGACTCCGGCGAAGGCTGCGACGACGGCAACGTCACCGACGGTGACGGCTGTTCGGACAAGTGTCAGCTCGAACCTGGATACACCTGTCCGACCGCCGGCAGCCCTTGCGCGGTCATTCAATACTGCGGTGACGGCAAGGTGAACGGCGGCGAAGAGTGCGACGACGGCAACACCACCAGCGGCGACGGCTGCTCGGGCGGCTGCCGCCTGGAACCATTCTTCACCTGCCCCACCCCGGGCCAGCCCTGCAAGACCACCATCGTCTGCGGCGATCTGAAGGTTACCGGCGACGAAGCCTGCGACGACGGCAACACCAGCGCCGGCGACGGCTGCTCCGCCGACTGCAAGCAGGTCGAACCGGGATTCACCTGCCCCACCGCCGGCGGCACCGGCGGCCCCTGCCAGCCGGTGCTGGTCCCGAAGTGCGGCGACGGCCGCCTCAGCACCGGCGAGTACTGCGATGACGGCAACGTCGTCGACGGCGACGGTTGCTCGTCGTCGTGCGTGATCGAACCCGGCTTCGATTGTCCGACGCCGGGCAAGCTGTGCACGGCCATCGCGGTGTGCGGCGACGGCAAGCTCAGCGTCTCAAGCGGCGAGCAGTGCGATGACGGCAACAAGACCGGCGGCGACGGCTGCTCCGCGACCTGCCAGGTAGAGACCAACTGGGTGTGCCCGACGCCGGGTCAACCGTGCGTCAGCACCATCAAGTGCGGCGACCACCGGGTCAACGGCAGCGAGCAGTGCGACGACGGCAACACCACCAGCGGCGACGGCTGCTCGTCGGCCTGTCAGGTGGAATGCGGCTGGGTCTGCCCGGCGGGCAGCGCCTGCCACGCGGTGAAGTGCGGCGACGGCATGGTCGCCGGCAACGAGCAGTGCGACGACGGCAACAACACCGCCGGCGACGGGTGCAGCCCGACCTGCACGCTGGAAAGCAAACCGGTGTCCGGCCCCGAGGGATGGCAGTGCACCTCGCCGAAGCAAACCAGCGGCTGCGTCGGACCGACCACCTGCGCCGCCACCATGTGCGGCAACGGCCATCCCGACGGCTCCGAGCAATGCGATGACGGAAACTCGAACACCGGCGACGGATGTTCGCCGCTGTGCCGGCTGGAACCCGTGTGCCCGCCGGGCGGCGGCGCCTGCGCCACCGCGTGCGGCGACGGCTTGCTCTTGCCCATCGACAAGGCGAACGGCCAGGAGTGCGACGACGGCAACACCGTCAGCGGCGACGGCTGCTCCAGCAACTGCAAGGTCGAACCGGGCTTTTCCTGCACCGACACGGTGGTGCAGCCGAATCCGTTGATTCTGCCGATTGTCTACCGCGACTTCAAAGGCTGGAACGAGACCGGTGGCCACCCTGACTTCGAGCACTACACCGGCAACGGCCAGGCCGGCATCACCTTGAACAAGCTCAGCCTCACCAACGGCGGCGTGCCGGTGCACGCGCCGATGTGTGTGGCACTGACCACCAACCTGTGCCCGTCGATGGGCAACCCACCCTGGAATCCCGCCGTCGACTGGTATGGCATGTGGTACCTGAACAACACGACGTACAACAAGACCATCGTCTCGACGCTGACGCTGCCACAACTGAACAACATGGTCGGCGTGTACCAGTTCGACAGCACCGCCTTCTTCCCCATCGATAATCAAGGATGGGGCAACGGACCCAACAACCACAACTTCGGCTTCACCTCGGCGGTTCGTTACTGGTTCGAGTACAACGGCGCCGCCACCTTGGACTTTGTCGGCGACGACGACGTCTGGGTGTTCATCGACAAGCAGCTGGCCGTCGATCTGGGCGGGTTGCACTCGCGGCTGGAAGCCAGCGCCGTACTGGACGCCGCCAACGGGACGGCTTCGGTCTGCGACCTGGTCAACGGTTGCTCGACCAACGGCGGGGCAAAACACACCGTCAACCTGGGCCTGCAGCTGGGCAGCGTGTACGAGATCGTCGTCTTCCAGGCCGAACGGCACACCACCGCCTCCAACTACCGTCTGACGCTGAGCAACTTCACCGGTACGCGCAGCGTCTGCACCAGCGTCTGTGGCGACGGCATCGTCACCAGCGGAGAAGCCTGCGATCTGGGCGCCGCCAACAATACCGGCGCTTACGGCACCTGCAACGCCAACTGCACGCTGGCGCCTTACTGCGGCGATTCCATCGTGCAGACCAACGAACAGTGCGACAACGGCCTCAACCTCACGACGTACGGCGGGACGGCCAAAGTGTGCGGCCCCGGCTGCAAGTGGGCCGGTTACTGCGGTGACGGCAACGTCGATGCCGCCAACGGCGAGCAATGCGACGACGCCGCCAACAACGGCAAGGGCTATGGCTTCTGCACCGCCAATTGCCAGCTCGGCCCGCGCTGCGGTGACGGCGTGGTCACCAACGGCGAGCAATGCGACAGTGGCGCCACCAACGGCGCGCCGACCGACAAGTGCCAGGGCAACTGCATGCTCAAGTGCGGCAACGGCATGCTGGAGGCGGGCGAACAGTGTGACAACGGCGCCGCCAACAACACCGGCGGCTACGGCAAGTGCAACCCCGATTGCTCGCTGGGAGCCCGCTGCGGCGACGGCATCAAGAACGGTACCGAGCAGTGTGACGACGGCAAGAACGACGGCTCGTACGGCAACTGTGCGCCGGGCTGCGTGCTGGGTCCGCGCTGCGGCGACAGCCTGGTGCAGACCGGAGCCGGCGAAACCTGCGACAGCGGCGCCAACAACCAACCGATGGCCACCGCCTATGGCAAGAACGTCTGCACCACGCGCTGCCTGGCCGCGCCTTACTGCGGGAACAAGTCGGTCGACACCGCCTTCGGCGAAGGCTGCGACGACGGCGTCAACAGCGGCCTGCCCGGGTCGTGCACGGTGGATTGCAAGTCGTACGTCCCGCTGGCCTCGTGCGGAAACGGAGTCAAGGACACCGGCGAGCAGTGCGACGACGGCGCCAACAACGGCACCACGGCCAGCACCTGCGACGTGCACTGCAAACTAAAGTGCGGCGACGGCGTCAAGGATCCGGGCGAGCAGTGCGACGACGGCACCAACAGCGGCGCGTACGGCACCTGCAACGCCAACTGTACGCTGGCTCCGTATTGCGGCGACGGCGCAAAGAACGGCCCCGAGCAATGCGACAATGGCGCCAGTAATTCAGACACCACCTATGGCCCGAACACATGCACCAAGCAATGCAAGCTTGGTCCCTACTGCGGCGACGGGCGCATCCAGACCGCCAACGGAGAGGAATGCGACTCGACTCCCGGTTGCGACAGCCTCTGTCACAACAAGGTCGTGCCCTAA
- a CDS encoding rhomboid family intramembrane serine protease, giving the protein MADFPDDLADDLADDLADDLADAPDQPLARADHALPSGDEPFTVYLAKRLAGEKRFAPQVPAEAADLVGKADIVLSQASFSLTIAFIVDRQSDPTKTFAGSAEELIETGRACLRYSGTINGVKMPVVMAIYEIGRGPPSDADRARLKALHRRGGWKKVAIVPYYLDVDSRTVWSPAPLQWLLSGRRWIDRVLREPRKADGDIFVPAPTLKVRHRWPRATIGLLAFLAAVFVGEQMGNVGGHGGGVLGIDAPSLLALGGMNGAAVLQRGEWYRLLSAALLHADLFHLVMNGIALALAGWMLEALLGPAWFLALFLVGALGGSLMGLLINPANLISVGASGAVMGLLAAALVATRRLPPGPAKVQTQLRLLQFLVPSLIPLVASSHGGRVDFAAHFGGAIAGGLAGFALLRIWPRTLPEPRYSRLALGLAVVAVLGFGASLLDAKKHYPAYAADAAVFAGDPLVDDAHLPQDPTVAARDVELWGKDHPRDPRVHFFRALHAVDQGDAHRAETELKAALAERAILDHAFPNKRLEIGIRSVLCELLQNQGRGDEAKAVAAPVCQADNGGPPAVMRELRLCD; this is encoded by the coding sequence GTGGCCGATTTTCCCGACGATCTTGCTGACGATCTTGCTGACGATCTTGCCGACGATCTTGCCGACGCCCCCGACCAGCCGCTGGCGCGCGCCGACCACGCGCTACCGTCGGGGGATGAACCGTTCACCGTTTATCTGGCCAAACGTTTGGCGGGCGAAAAACGGTTCGCGCCGCAGGTTCCGGCCGAAGCGGCAGATCTGGTGGGGAAGGCCGACATCGTGCTCTCCCAGGCCAGCTTCAGCCTGACCATTGCGTTCATCGTCGATCGGCAGAGCGACCCGACCAAGACGTTTGCCGGTTCGGCAGAAGAGCTGATCGAGACCGGGCGCGCCTGCTTGCGCTATTCGGGAACGATCAACGGGGTCAAGATGCCGGTGGTCATGGCGATCTATGAGATCGGCCGCGGTCCGCCCAGCGACGCTGACCGCGCGCGATTGAAGGCGCTGCATCGCCGCGGCGGCTGGAAGAAGGTGGCGATCGTTCCGTATTATCTGGACGTAGACAGTCGGACAGTCTGGTCCCCGGCGCCGTTGCAGTGGTTGCTGAGCGGGCGGCGCTGGATCGATCGCGTCCTGCGCGAGCCCCGCAAGGCCGACGGCGACATCTTCGTGCCCGCCCCGACGCTGAAGGTGCGCCACCGGTGGCCGCGAGCGACGATCGGGTTGCTGGCGTTTCTAGCCGCCGTGTTCGTCGGCGAGCAAATGGGCAACGTCGGTGGCCACGGCGGCGGCGTGCTGGGTATCGACGCGCCGTCGCTGCTGGCGTTGGGTGGGATGAACGGCGCCGCCGTCCTGCAACGGGGCGAGTGGTACCGCCTGCTGTCGGCGGCGCTGCTGCACGCCGATCTGTTTCATCTGGTGATGAACGGGATCGCGCTGGCGCTGGCCGGGTGGATGCTGGAGGCGTTGCTGGGGCCGGCCTGGTTCCTCGCGCTTTTCTTGGTGGGGGCGCTGGGCGGCTCGCTCATGGGCCTCTTGATCAATCCGGCCAATCTGATCTCCGTCGGCGCGTCAGGGGCGGTGATGGGGCTCTTGGCGGCCGCGCTGGTGGCGACGCGCCGCTTGCCGCCGGGGCCGGCCAAGGTGCAGACGCAGCTTCGGCTGCTGCAGTTCCTGGTTCCGTCGCTGATTCCGCTGGTCGCCAGCAGCCACGGCGGGCGCGTCGACTTCGCCGCGCACTTTGGCGGGGCCATCGCCGGCGGGCTAGCTGGTTTCGCCTTGCTGCGGATCTGGCCACGAACCCTGCCGGAGCCGCGCTATTCCCGGCTAGCCTTGGGTCTGGCGGTGGTGGCGGTGCTGGGATTTGGTGCCAGCCTGCTGGACGCCAAGAAGCACTATCCGGCGTATGCAGCCGACGCGGCGGTGTTCGCCGGGGATCCCCTGGTTGACGACGCGCACCTGCCGCAAGATCCGACGGTCGCGGCCCGCGACGTCGAGCTGTGGGGGAAAGATCACCCGCGCGATCCGCGGGTGCACTTCTTCCGCGCGTTGCACGCCGTCGACCAGGGTGACGCACACAGGGCCGAGACCGAGCTGAAGGCCGCGCTGGCCGAGCGGGCCATCCTGGACCACGCCTTCCCGAACAAGAGACTAGAGATCGGTATCCGCTCGGTGCTGTGCGAACTGCTGCAAAACCAGGGGCGCGGCGACGAAGCGAAGGCGGTCGCCGCGCCGGTGTGTCAGGCGGACAACGGCGGCCCGCCCGCCGTCATGCGCGAACTGCGCCTCTGCGATTGA